The DNA sequence GGGGTTCTCGTCGGTTCCACGGTGGTGGATGCTGCGCATACAGAAACTGCGGTGATAGCCGGGCAGGGTGGCAATGACCCGCTCTTGCGGCTCAAACCCCGGATTCCATACCAAAGATCCATATCCGAAAACCCACATTGTCATTTTGCTGTTCCTCGCGCATTTGTGGCCTATAAACACCATCGCATCCCCGCAGAAAAGGGCCTCTGATATGCGTACGCTACTTAGTTTGATCGTTTTGAGCTCTATCGTATGGGCCAGCTACTGGTTCGTTGGCTCGTCCAGCCTGCAAACCGGGGTGGAACAATGGTTCGATGATCGCCGCGGCGAAGGTTGGCTAGCAGAATACAACACAAATGAGGTGCAAGGCTTCCCAAACCGTTTTGACAGCCATTTCAGAAATATATACCTCGCCGATCCTGGCACCGGCTGGGCTTGGACTGCACCTGAATTTCAAATCAATGCACTCAGCTATAACCCCGGTCACCTGATCGCGGTCTGGCCGGACCAACAGCAGCTGGCCACGCCGATCGACAAATACCAAGTTGTCAGCGAAGACATGCGTGCCAGCATCGTCGCCGAAAACGTGGCCAACTTGACCCTGAACCGGGCGACCATCACCGCCACCGAACTGGATGTCACCGACAGCAAGGGGCATACCGCTGCGCTGACCTCATTTGTTCTAGCTGCGGAACGGGAGCCAGAAGCCGAGGATGCAACGTATCGTTTGGGCCTACAGATCGATGACTTTAAGCCCTCCCTGCCGTGGAAAAAACTGATCGACCCCAAGGGCGCTTTACCTGACAGCCTTGATGCCATCAGCGCAGATTTGACCGTGTCCTTTGATGAATTGTGGAGCATGGAAGCCATCAACACTGCCCGCCCGCAGCCACGTAACATTCACATTCGCCTGGCCGAGGCACGCTGGGGCCGGCTTTTGCTGCAATTGGCGGGTGAGGTCAGTGTTGATTCCACTGGATATCCCACCGGTGAAATCACCGTCAAAGCCCGCAATTGGAAAGAAATCCTCGAACTGACAATCGCCTCTGGCGCAGTGCCCGAAGGGCTTGGCGGTAGCCTTAAGGATGGCTTGTCGCTCTTGTCGACACTGGCTGGCAATCCCGAAACCTTGGATATTCCACTGACCTTTGAATACGGCAAAGTGAAATTCGGCCCTGTGCCTCTGGGCCCCGCGCCTGTTATCAAGCTGCGTTAAAGCGCGCGCATCCAGAATTGCAGATCGTGATCTGTTTCTTTTGGCTGACCAATGTCTTTCCAGCGAAAGGATGCCACAGCGCTCTCAACCGGACTGTAGCCTCGCTTACTCCAGAAGGCATCCAACGGGCGATAATTTTCAGGGCGAAGCGGATGATCCTGTGGCCGTTGTACGCTGCAAAAGGCCGAATATTTTCGGCCTAAACTACGGGCATGCGCCTCACGCGCATCAAAAAACGCATGGCCCAACCCTTGCCCCCGATATTCAGGCAACAGCACGCTTTCAGCGCAATAAAAGATGTCGCTCAAATCCAAGCCGGTCTGGGCAAAGGCCGCTGCAAAATCCTCTGCGTGATCCTCCATCGGTGTACCGGTCGAGGCCCCGATCAAACGATCCCCGTCAAAGGCCCCCACCAAAATTGCATTTTTACTGTCACGGTAGGTTTGCAGATATTTTTCTTCATAGGCGGCATCACCATCATACAAATACGGCCAACTGCGAAATACTGTGATCCGCAGCTGCGCCACATCCGGCAGGGCGTCGGCCAGCGCGGAACCAGTCAGGCGCTCAACCCGGATCATGAAACCTGACGGGTCCAGTCTGCAAGATTGTAATAGGTCACAACGCGGGTGATCTTGCCATCTGCAAGACTAAAGAAAGACCCGGCAGGCAAGCGGTAGGTTTGACCCTTCGCCTCGGGCAAACCTTCATCGGTCGCCAGATAGGTTCCATTGACGACAAACTCGGCAGATGCACGGGTGCCACCTTCCGCATCAAAAATTACCATATCGGTCAGGTTCTCGCGGTAGCTGCGGTTCATATGCTCGCAAAAGGCCAGGAATTTTTCTTTGCCTTCCCGAACTTGGCCCTCGTTGACATGATGCGCCACGTTGTCGCTCAGGCAATCCAGCATGCCGTCAACATCGCCACGATTAAAGGCATCAAAATAGCGTTGTACTGTTGGGTTCATATTGGGTCTCCCCAGGTTTCGATGAGCTTCGCAATAATCTGATCGCGGGCCTGCCTATATGCATTGAGCTTGGCCTCACGGTTTTCGCCCAATCCAGTGGGGTCCATGATTGGCCAGTACACGACATCAAGATGAAACAGACGGGTCAATTCCTGCGCACGGCGCTGACTGGCGGGGCTCAGTGAGACAACCAAATCGAATGAAGACAGATCATCACCCCATTCTTCCATCTCGTCAAAGCTGCGGGTGCGGTGGCGCGACAGTTCCACGCCGATTTCTTCACATACAGCGATGGAAAATCCATCGATCTCAAGGTCGCTTTTCACACCGGCAGATTGCACATAGGTATCTGTGCCGTAGAATTTTTTCATGATACCTTCGGCCATGGGCGAACGGGCCGAATTGTGGTCACAGCAAAACAGGACCGACTGAGGAAGCTCTGGCGCCATCGCGGTTTAGCCTCCGAAGTGCAGGACGCAGATCAACGTGAACAACCGGCGCGCGGTGTCATTGTCGATCTCGGCCTTGCCGTCCAGACGTTCCTCAAGCACGCGGGCACCCTCATTATGGATGCCACGTCGCGCCATATCGATTGTTTCGATCTGGCTGGGGGGCATATTTTTGACCGCGTCGAAATAGCTTTCGCAGATCGCCCAGTAATCTTTGACCACCTGGCGGAACGGTGACAGCGACAGATGGAATTCTGCTGCCGGCTCTTCACCTTCGGTTTTGATGTCAAACACCAGACGTTTTTCACGAATGGAAAGGCCAACATGATAGGGGCCATCAGGAATGACACGATCATCCCGCTTGGGCAGGGCAAAGGTGTTATCCTCGATCAGGTCAAACATTGCGACTTTGCGCTCTTGTTCGATTTCAGGCGTGGGCGGCGGCAGATTTGCGTCGTCCAGCGCGATATGGCTGATGCGGCTCATGGCGGTCTTCCTGTGTGAGTCGCCTCTGCTTAGCGCAGCGCGCGTTTTGGGGCAATCTTACCGAGGTCAGATCACCACAAAAACGTTGCAATCAGTGTCGAAGAAACCCCGATCGCGGCACCTGCGGCCAGATAAATGGCTGTGCGCCACCGGTTTGGCTGAGTATTCAATTCAACCTGCTGTGATTGTCGGATCAGCGCGTTTTCCACAAGAACCGGCAAGCGAGGGCCATAGCGCATCAGGACGGACATGGTTTTTCCCAAATCACGCACCATCGCACGGGGACCTATGCTTTTGCGGATGTAATCCTCGACCACGGGTTTGGCGACTTGCCAAATGTTGATCTGCGGGCTAAGCGACCGCGCGACCCCTTCAACCACCACCATGGTACGTTGCAATAAGATTAGCTCGGTTCGGGTTTCCATGCCAAATTTTTCTGTTACTTCAAACAGATAGCTCAACAACCCACCCATTGAGATTTGGTGCGCATCCATGCCGAATATCGGCTCACCCACAGCACGCAGGGCACGTGCAAACTCGTCAACATCCTGATCAGCAGGGACATATCCCGCCTCAAAATGCACCTCTGCCACACGTTTATAATCGCGTTTGATGAACCCATAAAGGATCTCGGCATAGACCCGGCGGGTATATTCATCAATGTGCCCCATGATGCCGAAATCATAGGCAATGATATTACCACTGGCCGCGACCTTCAGGTTGCCCTGATGCATATCGGCGTGAAAATACCCATCACGCAGCGCATGGCTTAGGAACAATTGCAAAACCCGTTCGCCCAATGCCACCCGATCATGTCCGGCTGCATCCAGTGCATCATTATCCCCAAGCGCGGCACCATCAGCCCAAGCCATCGTCATGACCCGGCGCGAGGAATGCTCCCATTTCACGTCCGGCAGCTCAAACCCTTCGTCATTTGCGGTATTCGCCGCAAATTCTGACGCCGAAGACGCCTCTAACCGCAGATCCAGTTCGCCCAGAACCACACCCTCAAAATGCGCAATCACATCGCTGGGTCGCAACCGGCGTGACGCAGGCGAGAGAAATTCAATGGTGTTGGCGGCCAGATAAAAGGCATCAATATCCTTGCGAAACGCCTTTTCAATGCCGGGGCGTAGCACTTTTACGGCGACGTCTTCGCCCGTGCTGCGCAACCGCGCCTTATGCACCTGTGCAATCGAAGCTGCCGCAACCGGGGCACTGAAATCGTCAAACAACTCATTTACCGGAGATCCCAATTCAGCTGCAACTTCCTGTTCGGCAATTTCTTTCGGGAAGGCGGGCAATTTGTCCTGCAACACCCGCAATTGCGTCGCCAGCCCGTCACCCACCAGATCCGGCCGGGTCGACAGAATTTGACCAAACTTGATGTAGGCGGGGCCCAGAGCCGTCAGCGCCCGCGTGGCCGGAGGCATAGAGGTTTCACCCTTGTACCCCAGCCACTGAAATGGCCAAGCCAGACAACGCATCGTTACCTTTACCAATGGCGGCGCATCCATCGCCTCCATGATCAGGCTCATCGCACCGGTGCGTTCCAACGTGGCGCCTGTTCGGATCAGGCGCAGAATATTATGAGGGCCGCGCATACGTTAAATTTTCCAACCCGAATGCAAACAAGCAATGCCAAGGCTCAGATTGCGGTACTTAGCGTTTTCAAAACCCGCGTTGCGCACCATCTGCAAAAACGTCTCCTGATCGGGAAACTGACGGATCGATTCCACCAAATACTGATAGCTGTCTTTATCGTTGGCAATCACCTGTCCCATACGCGGAATGATATTGAAGGAATAAAGATCATAGGCCTTCTGCATCATGTCATTGGGGATCTGGTTGAATTCCAACACCATCAAACGCCCACCGGGTTTCAGCACCCGAAACGCCTCGTTCAGCGCTTCCTGAGGTCGCGTCACATTCCGGATGCCAAAGCTGATGGTGTAAACATCAAAGGTATTATCCTTGAACGGTAGCGCCATCGCGTCACCCGTCACCCAATCCAGGCTGTCGGCCATCTGATCAGCCTCGGCGCGTTTGCGCCCTTCCACCAACATCGGTTCGGTCAGATCCAGAACTGTGGCATGACCGTGGCCCGCACGTTTCAGAAAGCGAAAGCTGATATCGCCTGTGCCACCGGCCACATCCAGCAACCTTTGCCCCGGGCGCGGCGCCAGCCAATCCATCATCGCATCCTTCCAGATGCGGTGAATGCCAAAGGACATGGCATCATTCATGACATCATATTTTGATGCGACCGAACCGAATACGCCCTGCACCCGCCCGGCTTTTTCCGCCTCGGGAATATCCTGATAACCGAAATGAGTTGTTTTCTCGCTCATGGGCCTTGCCGTTTTGTGTTTCAGTTCTTCTTATAAGGTGCCGGGGCCGGGATACAATGCGCCCCTTTTGCCGCAAGGAAAATTGATCATGCCAGAATTGCCCGAGGTCGAAACCGTCCGCCGTGGCCTGACCCCGGCGATGGAGGGGCAGATCATCAAAGATGCACAGGTTAATCGCCCTGATTTACGTTGGCCTTTTCCTGAAAACATGGCCGAACGCCTACAGGGGCAGCGGGTGCAGGCCCTGCGTCGGCGGTCAAAGTACATTTTGGCGGATCTGTCCTCGGGGGAAACACTGCTGATCCATCTGGGCATGTCCGGTCGTATGTTGATCTCGGGCGATCCGCTAGGGCAGTTCCTACATGAGCACCCCGCACCACAAAAACATGACCATGTGGTGTTGGAAATGGGTAACGGTGCGCGAATCACATTCAACGACCCGCGCCGGTTTGGCGCGATGGATCTGTTGCCCAGTGACACCGCTGAAAGTCACCCACTTTTGGCCAAGCTCGGGCCAGAACCTCTGGGCAATGCCTTTTCCGAGGACTACTTGATCGCTGCACTGAAGGATAAGAACACCCCGATAAAATCGGCCCTACTAGATCAGCGAATCATTGCAGGTCTGGGCAATATTTACGTCTGCGAAGCCCTGTTTCGTGCTAAAATTTCCCCAAAGCGCAAGGCCGGTGCCATTTCAGGACGTCGCGTTTCTTTGCTGGTTCCTATCATCCGTGATGTGCTGTCCGAGGCAATTGAGGCAGGCGGATCATCCTTGCGTGATTTCAGGCAAGCGGATGGCGAATTAGGTTATTTTCAACATAGTTTCGACGTCTACGACCGCGAAGGTGACCCCTGCAAAAATGACGGATGTGAAGGTGTGATCAATCGCATCGTGCAGTCGGGACGTTCCTCCTTCTATTGTTCAAAATGTCAAAGATAGGTTGAACAGCGCTGCCAGAATGGTAATGAATCATCTTTGACTGGAACAAGCGAAAGCATACCACATGGCCTATGAGACGATCATCGTCGAAATAGAAGACCACGTTGCCCTCATTACTTTGAACCGCCCCGACGCTATGAATGCGCTGAATGATCAGCTGTTGGGCGAGCTGGTGAGTGCACTGGACGACGCGCAATCAAATGACAAAGTACGCTGCGTTGTCATTACCGGATCAGAAAAAGCCTTTGCCGCCGGCGCAGACATCAAAATGATGAGCGAGAAAAGCTTTGTTGATGTGTTCAGCGAAGATCTGTTTGGCCCAGAGGCTGACGGTATCATGCGCTTCCGAAAGCCGATTATCGCGGCTGTGTCTGGCTATGCGCTGGGTGGTGGTTGCGAATTGGCAATGATGTGCGATTTCATCATCGCGTCCGACACCGCTAAATTTGGCCAGCCCGAAATCAATCTGGGTGTCATGGCTGGTTTGGGTGGCTCACAGCGCCTAACCCGCTTTGTTGGTAAATCCAAAGCTATGGACATGAACCTGACTGGCCGTTTCATGGACGCGGATGAAGCCGAACGCTCTGGTCTGGTCTCCCGCGTCGTGCCGGTCAAAAAGCTGATGGAAGAGGCGATGTCTGCCGCTGTTAAAATCGCCGAAAAGTCCGCAATCGCGACCATGGCTGTCAAAGAATCGGTCAATCGCTCGTATGAGACCACCCTGCGCGAAGGTCTTTTGTTCGAGCGTCGCGTTTTCCAATCGCTCTTCGCGACAGAAGATCAAAAAGAAGGCATGGCTGCCTTCATGGAAAAACGCGAAGCTCAATTCCGGGATAAATAAATCCGCCTGTATTTTTTGTAATACGAAATTAAAGCGCCCTTGGGCGCTTTAATAGTTTTTGGGGTTTTGCGGTTTGTGTACATTTCTGGGGGTAAAATGTACATCCTGTACGCAAATCCCTGCGTTGATTACGCAGTCATTGGAGCGTCTTCCGGCTTATGTAATGAAATCACCATCACAACTGCAGCCCCGTTCAGCCAATAGAATGCTGCATCCAATCCAGTGAATCCAAAGATGAACGGCGCGGCAAGAAAGGTTAATCCGACAACCAGATCTACAGCCATATGCAAGCTGTAAGGCAGTACCCGGATCAATCCGAGGTGATGGTCGGTGAGTATGGTCAGCACTAGGGCAGCGATACCCGTTACCACGGACAAATATAGTGCCATCGGGTTGCTTTCGCCGAGGCCCAAAACGAATGGTAAAGCGATCAATGCAAAGGCTACTGGGTAATCAAGATAAGCGTGAATACGGCGCGTTACGAATTTGACGGACATATCGTGTTCCTTGTGAATGTTCTGATATGTATTGAATAAGTGCTGCTCTGCGCCTAATGAATGCGCAGGAATGCGAGAATTATTGCAGATCGTTCAGATTCATGGACGCATGAGTTTTAATCATAGGTGCCTGAGGGCGCTTCTTGATGACGACGCATATTGAAAGTTTCCTATTTGCATTTGTTGGAAATTTGTCTATAGGACGCGTCAATACATGCGCGTGCGGCCCGCTCTGGCCAGAATCACCGGTTAGGTCTACCGGCTCGGGACGCTTTAGCGCTATTGAAATATAGAGAACCCGAAAAGGACCTCATCCATGGCAAATACGCCTCAGTCAAAAAAACGCGCCCGCCAGAACGAGCGTCGTCAGGCCGTTAACAAAGCGCGCCGCTCTCGTATCCGTACACACCTGCGCAAAGTCGAAGAAGCAATCACTTCTGGCGACAAAGACGCCGCAACTGCCGCTCTGCGTGCTGCTCAGCCTGAGCTGATGCGCGGCGTTACCAAAGGCGTTCTGCACAAAAACACTGCGTCACGTAAAGTGTCGCGCCTGGCCGCGCGAGTCAAGGCACTGGCGTGAACGGTATCGTGAAGTTGGCCTGTCAAGGCTGATATGAGAAGGCATCGCTTTTTGCGGTGCCTTTTTGCATGTGAGCAACGGAAAGCGGGCGCCTGAGATTCTTTTCGACTAATCGCACTGTCAAGGGCGAAGATCAGTTGCCCGCTCCCGACTCAAATTGCTAGTTTCATTTCAGCGATTCACGCTTGGGGGGACAAGCAGCGCGATTTACCAAATGGGCATGCTCATATGGTTAATGCTCTGCGTCAGGTTAGGCTTCGGTCTGGTCATGTCCAACGGGAATGCACGGCAGTTACAAATCCACGCGCGGACTCTTGGGGATCTCCGCGTCGTATCAGGATTGCCACCGTGTCAGGCCCGATCGGGAAATGAAATCTTAGCAATCGACCGCTACGGCGGTTGAGTAAGATGTGCTTTTCCGCTTCAATGTCATGTTTTGCCAATAACTTGGGTCAATGTATGGCCTGTAATGAATTTTGTGTCGGTCGATCGAAGCTCGCGGAATGGTGAATATGACAAACGAACAATGGGGCCAATTGAAACAAAACCTTCTGGCATCTGTCGGGAAGAATAATTTTAAGAATTGGATTGAGCCGCTTGAGCTGTCGTTTGTTGCAGATGGTGTTGTGAATTTTGTGGTTCCAACAGTATTTCTAGGTAATTATGTATCCCAAAACTTTGGCGATTTGATCTTGTATCACGTTAATAGTCTGGCACCTGAGGTGCGCCGCATCCAATTCCAGACAGCGGCCAACACCACGACCTCACCACAACCGGAGCAAAAAGCAGACAAACCTGCGCCCGTTGTTGCAAGGCCTGATGGCAATCAGGTGCCAACAGCACCGCTTGATATGCGTTTCACATTTGATAGTTTTGTCGTGGGGAAACCCAACGAATTGGCCCATGCTGCCGCGAAACGCGTGGCCGAAGGTGGCCCGGTGACGTTTAATCCGCTGTTTCTTTATGGTGGGGTTGGTTTGGGTAAAACCCACTTGATGCACGCTATTGCATGGGATCTGAAAAACCGCCGCCCGGATCTAAACGTTGTTTATCTGTCAGCAGAGCAATTCATGTACCGTTTTGTGCAGGCCCTGCGTGATCGAAAGATGATGGACTTCAAGGAGATGTTCCGCTCGGTCGATGTCTTGATGGTGGATGATGTGCAGTTCATTGCCGGGAAAGACAGCACACAAGAGGAATTTTTCCATACTTTCAATGCGCTGGTGGATCAGAACAAACAGATCATCATTTCTGCAGATCGTGCGCCTGGCGAGATTCGCAATCTTGAAGAGCGGATCAAATCACGCCTGCAGTGTGGGCTGGTTGTTGATCTGCACCCAACGGATTATGAGTTGCGCCTTGGCATCCTGCAGACCAAGACCGATCAGTTCTTCCGTCAATATCCTGACCTGAAAATGGCCGATGGTGTGTTGGAATTCTTGGCCCACCGCATCAGCACCAACGTGCGTGTGCTTGAAGGTGCATTGACCCGGTTGTTCGCTTTTGCATCTTTGGTAGGGCATGAGATTACGCTGGAACTGACACAGGATTGTCTGGCGGATGTGCTGCGCGCATCAGAGCGCAAAGTCTCGGTTGAGGAAATTCAGCGTCAGGTTTCGGATCACTACAATATTCGCTTGTCGGATATGATCGGGCCTAAACGTCTGCGGACCTTTGCACGCCCGCGTCAGGTGGCGATGTATCTTTGCAAGCAGATGACCAGCCGCTCACTGCCCGAAATTGGCCGTCGCTTTGGCGGGCGCGACCACACCACCGTTATGCACGGGGTTAAGCGGATTGAAGAATTGCGTTCACAGGATGCTCAGATCGCCGAAGATCTGGAACTTCTGCGCCGCACTTTGGAAGGCTGAAGCACCCGCCCCCTTGACCCTCGGGTGAATTGGGCTGAAAACTCTAGAAAAGAAAAGACTTGAGCCGAAAGAGGAAGTTGATAACTTGCCCCTCCCGGTATCAATCCGTGACTGTAAGGGAGTGAGGGTATGAAACTCAGCATCGAACGCGCAACGCTGCTCAAAGCGGTAAGTCAGGCGCAATCTGTTGTCGAGCGGCGCAACACCATTCCGATCCTGGCGAATGTCTTGATCGAAGCCGAAGGTGATGCTGTGCATTTCCGTGCCACGGACTTGGATATCGAAGTGGTCGACAAAGCCCCGGCCAAGGTTGAACGCGCAGGCGCGACAACTGTTTCGGCGGTGCTGTTGCATGAAATTGTGCGTAAGCTTCCCGATGGTGCGTTGGTCAATTTGACCGCTGATGCCGCAGCTGGTCGTCTGACAGTGGATGCAGGGCGCTCAAACTTCAGCTTGGCAACCCTACCCAAAGAAGATTTCCCGGTGATGGCCTCCTCAGAGTATGCCAGCAATTTCAGCGCCAAAGCGCCCGATCTGCGCCGCTTGTTTGACAAATCAAAATTCGCGATCTCGACCGAGGAAACCCGCTACTATCTGAACGGTGTTTATATGCACGTCTCTGACGCCGATGGCGGTCAGGTGTTGCGTTGCGTTGCCACAGACGGCCACCGTCTGGCGCGCATCGACAGTGACTTGCCCGAAGGTGCAAGTGATATGCCGGGCGTGATTGTACCGCGTAAAACCGTGGGCGAGCTGCGCAAACTGCTGGACGACGACGAGATGAAAATCGCCGTTTCAGTTTCTGAGACAAAAATCCGTTTTGCCACACCTGACATTACGCTGACGTCCAAGGTAATTGATGGCACGTTCCCCGATTACACACGAGTGATCCCGCAGGGCAACACCCGGCGTCTGGAAGTGGATGCCGCAGAATTTGCCAAGGCAGTGGATCGAGTGGCAACTGTCAGCTCAGAGCGTTCACGTGCGGTTAAACTAGCATTGGATGAGGACCGCTTAGTTCTATCAGTGAATGCGCCAGATAGCGGTGCCGCTGAAGAAGAGCTGGCCGTGGCCTATGGTGATGAGCGGTTGGAAATTGGCTTCAACGCCAAATACCTGCTGGAGATTGCGAGTCAGGTTGATCGTGAGAATGCGGTCTTCATGTTCAATTCTTCGGGTGACCCAACCTTGATGCGCGAAGGCAATGATACGACAGCGGTTTACGTTGTCATGCCGATGCGCGTGTGACAGCGGTCGGATGCCTCCGACGGGAGTATTTGAGGAAAGATGAAAGGGCGGCATGCCGGGGCTTTATCTTTCTGCGCTGACGATTTCGTATTTCCGCTCGCACAAGTCTGCGCAGCTGAAACTGGATGCACGGCCCATCGCCATTCATGGCCCGAATGGTGCGGGCAAAACTAATATTCTTGAAGCGGTATCGCTGTTTTCACCGGGGCGTGGTTTGCGCCGTGCTGCGGCGCAGGATATGGCGCGGCGCCCGGATGCGATTGGCTGGAGGCTGACCGGTATCCTGCAATCCTTGCATCAGGTGCATGAGGTCAAGATTTGGTCCGAAGGCGGCGCCGCGCGACAGGTGCGGATCGACGACAAAGCCGCATCACAGGTTTCTCTGGGGCGTATTGCGCGGGTGCTGTGGCTGATCCCGTCGATGGACCGGTTGTGGATCGAAGGGGCTGAGGGGCGACGACGGTTTCTGGACCGTATGACGCTCAGTTTTGACCCCTCACATGCGGAAGCGTCTTTGTCCTTTGAAAAGGCGATGCGTGAACGTAATCGCCTGCTCAAAGATCAAGTACGTGATGGCCATTGGTATGTGGCGTTGGAGCGGCAGATGGCAGAATCTGGGGTTGCGATTCACCAAAACCGTATGGCTGCGTTGGCGCAGCTGCAGTCGGCACAGGCTGAGGCTGAAACCACATTTCCAGTGGCGGACTTAGAATTGACACTCAGCGAAGGTGAGATGCCAGAGAGTGAATCTGATTTTCGCGATGCCTTGTCTGA is a window from the Roseovarius sp. EL26 genome containing:
- the rpsT gene encoding 30S ribosomal protein S20, giving the protein MANTPQSKKRARQNERRQAVNKARRSRIRTHLRKVEEAITSGDKDAATAALRAAQPELMRGVTKGVLHKNTASRKVSRLAARVKALA
- a CDS encoding DUF2125 domain-containing protein, whose translation is MRTLLSLIVLSSIVWASYWFVGSSSLQTGVEQWFDDRRGEGWLAEYNTNEVQGFPNRFDSHFRNIYLADPGTGWAWTAPEFQINALSYNPGHLIAVWPDQQQLATPIDKYQVVSEDMRASIVAENVANLTLNRATITATELDVTDSKGHTAALTSFVLAAEREPEAEDATYRLGLQIDDFKPSLPWKKLIDPKGALPDSLDAISADLTVSFDELWSMEAINTARPQPRNIHIRLAEARWGRLLLQLAGEVSVDSTGYPTGEITVKARNWKEILELTIASGAVPEGLGGSLKDGLSLLSTLAGNPETLDIPLTFEYGKVKFGPVPLGPAPVIKLR
- the mutM gene encoding bifunctional DNA-formamidopyrimidine glycosylase/DNA-(apurinic or apyrimidinic site) lyase, coding for MPELPEVETVRRGLTPAMEGQIIKDAQVNRPDLRWPFPENMAERLQGQRVQALRRRSKYILADLSSGETLLIHLGMSGRMLISGDPLGQFLHEHPAPQKHDHVVLEMGNGARITFNDPRRFGAMDLLPSDTAESHPLLAKLGPEPLGNAFSEDYLIAALKDKNTPIKSALLDQRIIAGLGNIYVCEALFRAKISPKRKAGAISGRRVSLLVPIIRDVLSEAIEAGGSSLRDFRQADGELGYFQHSFDVYDREGDPCKNDGCEGVINRIVQSGRSSFYCSKCQR
- a CDS encoding enoyl-CoA hydratase, encoding MAYETIIVEIEDHVALITLNRPDAMNALNDQLLGELVSALDDAQSNDKVRCVVITGSEKAFAAGADIKMMSEKSFVDVFSEDLFGPEADGIMRFRKPIIAAVSGYALGGGCELAMMCDFIIASDTAKFGQPEINLGVMAGLGGSQRLTRFVGKSKAMDMNLTGRFMDADEAERSGLVSRVVPVKKLMEEAMSAAVKIAEKSAIATMAVKESVNRSYETTLREGLLFERRVFQSLFATEDQKEGMAAFMEKREAQFRDK
- a CDS encoding GNAT family N-acetyltransferase, which translates into the protein MIRVERLTGSALADALPDVAQLRITVFRSWPYLYDGDAAYEEKYLQTYRDSKNAILVGAFDGDRLIGASTGTPMEDHAEDFAAAFAQTGLDLSDIFYCAESVLLPEYRGQGLGHAFFDAREAHARSLGRKYSAFCSVQRPQDHPLRPENYRPLDAFWSKRGYSPVESAVASFRWKDIGQPKETDHDLQFWMRAL
- the ubiB gene encoding 2-polyprenylphenol 6-hydroxylase, whose translation is MRGPHNILRLIRTGATLERTGAMSLIMEAMDAPPLVKVTMRCLAWPFQWLGYKGETSMPPATRALTALGPAYIKFGQILSTRPDLVGDGLATQLRVLQDKLPAFPKEIAEQEVAAELGSPVNELFDDFSAPVAAASIAQVHKARLRSTGEDVAVKVLRPGIEKAFRKDIDAFYLAANTIEFLSPASRRLRPSDVIAHFEGVVLGELDLRLEASSASEFAANTANDEGFELPDVKWEHSSRRVMTMAWADGAALGDNDALDAAGHDRVALGERVLQLFLSHALRDGYFHADMHQGNLKVAASGNIIAYDFGIMGHIDEYTRRVYAEILYGFIKRDYKRVAEVHFEAGYVPADQDVDEFARALRAVGEPIFGMDAHQISMGGLLSYLFEVTEKFGMETRTELILLQRTMVVVEGVARSLSPQINIWQVAKPVVEDYIRKSIGPRAMVRDLGKTMSVLMRYGPRLPVLVENALIRQSQQVELNTQPNRWRTAIYLAAGAAIGVSSTLIATFLW
- a CDS encoding UPF0262 family protein, translated to MSRISHIALDDANLPPPTPEIEQERKVAMFDLIEDNTFALPKRDDRVIPDGPYHVGLSIREKRLVFDIKTEGEEPAAEFHLSLSPFRQVVKDYWAICESYFDAVKNMPPSQIETIDMARRGIHNEGARVLEERLDGKAEIDNDTARRLFTLICVLHFGG
- the ubiE gene encoding bifunctional demethylmenaquinone methyltransferase/2-methoxy-6-polyprenyl-1,4-benzoquinol methylase UbiE, with amino-acid sequence MSEKTTHFGYQDIPEAEKAGRVQGVFGSVASKYDVMNDAMSFGIHRIWKDAMMDWLAPRPGQRLLDVAGGTGDISFRFLKRAGHGHATVLDLTEPMLVEGRKRAEADQMADSLDWVTGDAMALPFKDNTFDVYTISFGIRNVTRPQEALNEAFRVLKPGGRLMVLEFNQIPNDMMQKAYDLYSFNIIPRMGQVIANDKDSYQYLVESIRQFPDQETFLQMVRNAGFENAKYRNLSLGIACLHSGWKI
- the dnaA gene encoding chromosomal replication initiator protein DnaA, with protein sequence MTNEQWGQLKQNLLASVGKNNFKNWIEPLELSFVADGVVNFVVPTVFLGNYVSQNFGDLILYHVNSLAPEVRRIQFQTAANTTTSPQPEQKADKPAPVVARPDGNQVPTAPLDMRFTFDSFVVGKPNELAHAAAKRVAEGGPVTFNPLFLYGGVGLGKTHLMHAIAWDLKNRRPDLNVVYLSAEQFMYRFVQALRDRKMMDFKEMFRSVDVLMVDDVQFIAGKDSTQEEFFHTFNALVDQNKQIIISADRAPGEIRNLEERIKSRLQCGLVVDLHPTDYELRLGILQTKTDQFFRQYPDLKMADGVLEFLAHRISTNVRVLEGALTRLFAFASLVGHEITLELTQDCLADVLRASERKVSVEEIQRQVSDHYNIRLSDMIGPKRLRTFARPRQVAMYLCKQMTSRSLPEIGRRFGGRDHTTVMHGVKRIEELRSQDAQIAEDLELLRRTLEG
- a CDS encoding low molecular weight phosphatase family protein, which encodes MAPELPQSVLFCCDHNSARSPMAEGIMKKFYGTDTYVQSAGVKSDLEIDGFSIAVCEEIGVELSRHRTRSFDEMEEWGDDLSSFDLVVSLSPASQRRAQELTRLFHLDVVYWPIMDPTGLGENREAKLNAYRQARDQIIAKLIETWGDPI
- a CDS encoding ketosteroid isomerase-related protein, giving the protein MNPTVQRYFDAFNRGDVDGMLDCLSDNVAHHVNEGQVREGKEKFLAFCEHMNRSYRENLTDMVIFDAEGGTRASAEFVVNGTYLATDEGLPEAKGQTYRLPAGSFFSLADGKITRVVTYYNLADWTRQVS